The proteins below are encoded in one region of Paralysiella testudinis:
- a CDS encoding FadR/GntR family transcriptional regulator: MIERKRISAQKLSEQIAEVLEERIVGGVYAVGERLPPERQLAAEFGVSRPPLRDALGALAARQLLHSRPGGGHYVSEYVQSDFMGAWQGLLGRHEYLRDDVLDFRRSLEGTLASLAAQRRTDEDLARMGFWLAELEAANMRRQVEKQSQADVGFHQSIAEAAHNILFAQLSGSLLRMLHQHTQQNLANMFRVADLKPELMAQHYALFEAIKKRQPHKAAQMAHAHIDFVEQSLKQAAEQQKRSERAAELAEHDRQRLRGR, translated from the coding sequence ATGATAGAACGCAAACGGATCAGCGCACAAAAGTTGTCGGAGCAGATTGCTGAGGTATTGGAAGAGCGTATTGTTGGCGGCGTATATGCCGTGGGTGAGCGCCTGCCGCCGGAGCGGCAATTGGCAGCCGAATTCGGCGTGTCGCGCCCGCCGCTACGCGATGCCTTGGGTGCGCTGGCGGCGCGGCAATTGCTGCACAGCCGCCCCGGCGGCGGCCATTATGTGAGCGAATATGTGCAAAGCGATTTTATGGGCGCTTGGCAAGGCTTATTGGGGCGGCACGAGTATTTGCGCGATGATGTGCTGGATTTCCGCCGCTCGCTCGAAGGCACTTTGGCATCGCTGGCGGCGCAACGGCGCACCGATGAAGATTTGGCGCGCATGGGCTTTTGGCTGGCCGAGCTGGAAGCGGCCAATATGCGCCGCCAGGTGGAAAAACAATCGCAAGCCGATGTGGGTTTTCACCAAAGCATTGCCGAAGCGGCGCACAATATTTTGTTTGCCCAGCTTTCAGGCAGCCTATTGCGTATGTTGCACCAGCACACCCAACAAAATCTGGCCAATATGTTTCGCGTAGCCGATTTAAAACCGGAGCTGATGGCGCAACACTACGCGCTGTTTGAGGCGATTAAAAAACGCCAGCCGCACAAAGCGGCGCAAATGGCGCATGCACATATTGATTTTGTGGAGCAGTCGTTGAAACAGGCGGCCGAGCAGCAAAAACGCAGCGAACGCGCCGCCGAATTGGCAGAGCACGACCGCCAGCGTTTGCGTGGGCGA
- a CDS encoding L-lactate permease, which produces MHTFLALAPILTVFVLLVVMRLSAKLSMGAAYLVTALLALFVWQASGAMVAAATVNGIIVALTVLYIVFGAILLLNTLKESGAIRAIRQGFMDISPDRRVQVIIVAWLFGSLVEGSSGFGTPSAVGAPLLLALGFPAMAAVMSVLVIQSTPVSFGAVGTPMLLGVWSGISNKEDVATAIAPASPEQYLLHIVANVGLLHALVGVLIPLLLVCLLTRYFGAKRSFAEGLQAWKFALFAGVAFTLPYYLVAHFIGPEFPSLVGGFIGLMIVVPAAKRGWFLPKQVFDFPPRAQWENTWVGSVEEDHSDTSKPKFSVLRAFSPYLIVIALLLITRTIPELKAFLLGDYTTVALKELFGTKITSKVQLAYSPGTILILTSIACIWIFKMDIKSFMRGWGNSGKTMIAAAPALLLAVPMVQVFINSGSADMNATGALSAMPMVLAHSAASAFSGMWPNVSPWIGALGAFIAGSNTVSNMMFAYFQFSTAQEIGLNADLSSIVVALQAIGGAAGNMIAVHNVVAAAAVVGMINREGEVIRKTLIPMTYYLIQAGLIGQALITGNFVWWIAALVWPVVFFGIQVLLGKKTT; this is translated from the coding sequence ATGCATACCTTTTTGGCTCTGGCACCGATTTTAACGGTGTTTGTGCTGCTGGTGGTGATGCGCTTGTCGGCCAAGTTGTCGATGGGCGCTGCCTATTTGGTTACCGCCTTGCTGGCGCTGTTTGTATGGCAAGCTTCCGGCGCCATGGTGGCCGCCGCCACCGTGAACGGCATTATTGTGGCGCTCACGGTGTTGTATATCGTGTTTGGCGCCATCTTATTGCTGAATACACTCAAAGAAAGCGGTGCCATCCGCGCCATCCGCCAGGGCTTTATGGATATTTCGCCCGACCGCCGCGTGCAAGTGATTATTGTGGCGTGGCTGTTCGGCTCGCTGGTAGAAGGCTCTTCCGGTTTTGGCACGCCTTCGGCCGTGGGTGCACCGCTACTGCTGGCGCTGGGTTTTCCGGCCATGGCAGCGGTAATGTCGGTGCTGGTGATTCAGTCTACGCCGGTGTCGTTCGGCGCAGTGGGCACGCCGATGTTGCTGGGTGTGTGGTCGGGCATCAGCAATAAAGAAGACGTAGCCACCGCCATTGCCCCGGCCAGCCCGGAGCAATATTTGCTGCACATCGTGGCCAATGTGGGCTTGCTGCATGCACTGGTGGGCGTATTGATTCCGCTGCTGTTGGTGTGCCTGCTCACCCGCTATTTCGGTGCCAAACGCTCGTTTGCCGAAGGCTTGCAAGCATGGAAATTTGCCCTGTTTGCCGGTGTGGCCTTCACCCTGCCCTATTATCTGGTGGCTCATTTTATCGGCCCGGAGTTCCCTTCGCTGGTGGGCGGCTTTATCGGCCTGATGATTGTGGTGCCAGCAGCCAAACGCGGCTGGTTTTTGCCCAAGCAAGTATTTGATTTTCCGCCGCGCGCACAATGGGAAAACACATGGGTGGGCAGTGTGGAAGAAGACCACAGCGACACCAGCAAACCCAAATTTTCGGTGTTGCGTGCTTTCTCACCCTATTTGATTGTGATTGCGCTGCTGCTGATTACCCGCACCATTCCGGAGCTGAAAGCCTTTTTGCTGGGCGACTACACCACCGTGGCCTTGAAAGAGCTGTTTGGCACCAAAATCACCAGCAAAGTGCAGCTGGCCTATTCACCCGGCACCATTTTGATTTTGACTTCCATCGCCTGTATCTGGATTTTCAAAATGGACATCAAATCGTTTATGCGCGGCTGGGGTAATTCCGGTAAAACCATGATTGCCGCCGCGCCGGCGCTGCTGCTGGCGGTACCGATGGTGCAGGTATTCATTAACTCCGGCTCTGCCGACATGAACGCCACCGGTGCCTTAAGCGCCATGCCGATGGTGTTGGCACACAGCGCCGCCAGCGCCTTTAGCGGCATGTGGCCGAATGTGTCGCCGTGGATTGGGGCTTTGGGCGCGTTTATCGCCGGCTCCAACACCGTGAGCAATATGATGTTTGCCTACTTCCAGTTTTCCACTGCCCAGGAAATCGGCCTTAATGCCGACCTCTCCTCCATCGTGGTGGCGCTGCAAGCCATTGGCGGTGCGGCCGGTAATATGATTGCCGTACACAATGTGGTGGCCGCCGCCGCCGTGGTGGGCATGATTAACCGCGAAGGCGAAGTCATCCGCAAAACCCTGATTCCGATGACTTATTACCTGATTCAGGCCGGCTTAATCGGCCAAGCGCTGATTACCGGCAACTTCGTTTGGTGGATTGCCGCCTTGGTGTGGCCAGTGGTGTTTTTCGGCATTCAAGTACTGCTGGGTAAAAAAACCACCTAA